The Drosophila mauritiana strain mau12 chromosome 2R, ASM438214v1, whole genome shotgun sequence genome has a segment encoding these proteins:
- the LOC117137677 gene encoding sodium channel protein 60E isoform X3 → MATILFNCIFLAMTETVEEAEYIFLAIYSIEMVIKIIAKGFLLNKYTYLRNPWNWLDFVVITSGYATIGMEVGNLAGLRTFRVLRALKTVSIMPGLKTIINALLHSFRQLAEVMTLTIFCLMVFALFALQVYMGELRNKCVRQVPTDWTNVSHTDWQIWVNDTDNWLYDEDELPVLCGNLTGARHCPFEYVCLCVGENPNHGYTNFDNFMWSMLTTFQLITLDYWENVYNMVLATCGPMSVSFFTVVVFFGSFYLINLMLAVVALSYEEEAEITNEERKKDLLDHRDDSTFSFDPSVLNVKKLNKNNKKKIDSRKGVLLASYSKKKTRRKKTKGGKEGGTNGNGNGSNGDDNKSHSATPSPGPSPRHSATERPSALTMQAQKQYQQMEQQHKLAKSGSGGSNTSMAPTPKGRISFQDTGMGVKNPNMLYPSDYKGQLIASSGQPSSNSSGVNRESSQDDSGVVDDHEEQDTTNDMGHVSTVELALSPREVRLIKCNGNIARIKNHNVYALHQEFSSEVVVIDDLPDRNCDRCVHWCTDYESWLQFQNCLYKVVRDPLFELAITLCIVLNTAFLAMEHHGMSESFRNALDVGNKVFTSIFTFECIVKLMALSKDFFLCGWNIFDLLIVTASLLDIIFELVDGLSVLRGLRLLRVLKLAQSWTTMKVLLSIIISTIGALGNLTLILVIVIYIFAVIGMQLFSKDYTPEKFDPDPVPRWNFNDFFHSFMMIFRILCGEWIEPLWDCMRAEEEQGASTCFAIFLPTLVMGNFMVLNLFLALLLNSFNSEELKSKKEEVGEESKLARSIERVRDLIRKKRQERKDRKERKFAEKFQQIVLDAQQAHAQTHSHQAAVGLERGDKPGVLAETKFHRLSYQESMNRPVSGSDFGFQIPLHDGLHTIVDGLEYDDTGDLPEQIQLQAHPLPPTSDSMPPTYESAMMATTGGSFSSVNGNGTCQNLTPFVHSERRLQHQISSGVSTQQNDSREEATYTESIELRLLGQYNSTDTDPYANDQRSGCGSFNRGDSLQDNSSRRYGSEEHDEAYLKYQKSLLTRSPSYRKSLDRLSQSSGQSQRSLLKSEEAEMRRHSSGQSLNSISIEQDELLSQQGNLREELLNCDQKELFQFLQEEEDLQKGTNLSRISNVMRSRRPSSQMGQPENESLVEHSEFDNIIQSFEKELEEIKRSTTSLERKLSNLSEPSPAADEATKAIMEHIAIITGASERSAADEVVLPLNPYDSYDLSSVPRRSQSVSAAAQRQSVKLKRRSLEKQRKIDEDFSISNEIRKICDQIHAPFVAMEAMAVAATSASQAQPNQSPFLRRKVDPFTVQFDRFKRLSLIERVEEVPEEEKPISTLRIESEKMPRKFLHGPDQLRLDSLSLKSTNSYENLLIQKQKLGMATPPAVPATPPTSLKSSIEPPTLAQISSLKTTPPLAALTEHQQHFHATSIQAAPTHAHAHAHSQAHAHSMAGQRRRMEHPQSTLDKAASFQSARTESHSSGAADTSSALALAMAHKTEQSQSTAPDATQKPSAFTRLTEKPWHCLVSYVDDLTVGGRRNSQGAYNDPMTFPSYGATKAAKVPDDCFPQKCYDHFYFRCPWFMSCMDTQSAKHWTRVRTAVLTVVDTPAFEWFVLVLIFASSITLCFEDINLDKNKTLKRVLYWINFSFCLIFVVEMILKWLALGFSKYFTSFWTILDFIIVFVSVFSLLIEENENLKVLRSLRTLRALRPLRAISRWQGMRIVVNALMYAIPSIFNVLLVCLVFWLIFSIMGVQFFGGKFFKCVNEMGELLPITEVNDKWDCIEQNYTWINSKITFDHVGMGYLALLQVATFEGWMEVMADAVDARGVDLQPQREANLYAYIYFVIFIVCGSFFTLNLFIGVIIDNFNMLKKKYEGGVLEMFLTESQKHYYTAMKKLGRKKPQKVIKRPINHFLAMFYDLSNSRRFEIAIFVLIFLNMLTMGIEHYDQPHAVFFILEVSNAFFTTVFGLEAIVKIVGLRYHYFTVPWNVFDFLLVLASIFGILMEDIMIDLPISPTLLRVVRVFRIGRILRLIKAAKGIRKLLFALVVSLPALFNIGALLGLITFIYAILGMSLFGNVKLQGALDDMVNFQTFGRSMQLLFRLMTSAGWNDVLESLMIQPPDCDPFIHGHTNGNCGHPLLAITYFTSFIIISYMIVINMYIAIILENFNQAHQEEEIGIVEDDLEMFYIRWSKYDPHATQFIHFSQLSDFIASLDPPLGISKPNNVALVSFNLPISRGNKIHCLDILHALVKHVLGHVEETDNFKQLQEQMDVKFKKQFPTRKELEIVSSTRIWKRQEKAAKTIQTGWKEYLRRKREKERSNSGDSATQTSSPGGWQSKLSALNFFHLQVSRRGTACSSRASSRKSSRASDASDLSELAGPWLNLPLMLVSGADEVVKDIKQQNDELGKRCNEQHDQHHLKLHLHLRHGLLHRHRPSHWVWPSSHLRLRQRPTPGGGGWVGSVT, encoded by the exons ATGGCCACCATTCTGTTCAACTGCATCTTCCTGGCCATGACGGAGACCGTGGAAGAGGCGGAGTACATCTTTCTGGCCATTTACTCTATCGAAATGGTCATCAAGATTATTGCCAAGGGCTTTCTGCTCAACAAGTACACGTATCTGCGAAACCCGTGGAATTGGCTGGACTTCGTGGTAATTACTAGTGGCTACGCCACCATCGGCATGGAGGTGGGCAACCTGGCGGGGCTGCGCACTTTTCGCGTGCTGCGCGCCCTCAAGACGGTGTCCATCATGCCCGGATTGAAGACGATCATCAACGCGTTGCTGCACTCCTTCCGCCAGCTGGCGGAGGTCATGACGCTGACCATCTTCTGTCTGATGGTCTTCGCGCTCTTTGCCCTCCAGGTATACATGGGCGAGCTGCGCAATAAGTGCGTGCGCCAGGTTCCCACCGACTGGACGAACGTCTCTCATACGGACTGGCAGAT CTGGGTCAACGACACCGACaactggctatatgacgaggatGAACTGCCCGTGCTGTGTGGTAACTTAACTGGAGCCCGACACTGCCCTTTCGAGTACGTGTGCCTCTGCGTAGGCGAGAATCCCAATCATGGCTACACCAACTTTGACAACTTTATGTGGTCCATGCTGACGACATTCCAGCTAATCACGCTCGACTACTGGGAGAATGTATATAACATG GTACTGGCAACATGTGGTCCTATGAGCGTCTCCTTCTTTACGGTGGTGGTTTTCTTTGGTTCGTTTTATCTAATCAATCTGATGTTGGCTGTAGTGGCGTTAAGTTACGAGGAGGAAGCAGAGATAACAAACGAG GAACGCAAGAAGGATCTCTTGGACCATCGGGATGACTCCACTTTTAGCTTCGATCCCTCGGTGCTCAACGTAAAAAAACtaaacaagaacaacaaaaaaaagatcGACTCACGGAAAGGAGTCCTCTTGGCATCGTACAGCAAGAAAAAAACTAGGcgaaaaaaaaccaaaggCGGAAAGGAAGGTGGCACCAACGGCAATGGGAACGGCAGCAACGGGGACGACAACAAATCCCATTCGGCCACCCCCAGCCCTGGACCAAGTCCCCGCCATAGCGCAACTGAACGCCCCTCGGCACTTACTATGCAAGCTCAAAAACAATACCAGCAGatggagcagcagcacaagCTGGCCAAATCAGGTAGTGGCGGTAGCAACACTTCAATGGCCCCCACGCCCAAGGGGCGCATCAGCTTCCAGGACACCGGTATGGGCGTAAAGAACCCTAATATGCTTTACCCCTCGGATTACAAAGGCCAGCTCATCGCCAGCAGCGGTCAGCCGAGCTCAAACTCAAGCGGCGTGAACCGCGAGTCCTCGCAGGACGACTCTGGGGTAGTGGACGATCACGAGGAACAAGATACGACGAACGATATGGGGCACGTGTCCACCGTTGAGCTGGCTCTCTCCCCACGCGAGGTACGCCTTATTAAATGCAATGGAAACATTGCCCGCATCAAGAACCACAATGTGTACGCCCTGCACCAGGAATTCTCTTCGGAGGTGGTGGTGATCG ATGACCTACCCGACCGAAACTGTGATCGCTGCGTTCATTGGTGCACCGACTATGAAAGCTGGCTACAATTTCAAAACTGCCTATACAAGGTAGTGAGGGATCCCCTTTTCGAGCTGGCCATCACACTTTGCATCGTGTTAAACACAGCCTTTTTGGCCATGGAACACCATGGGATGAGTGAGAGCTTCCGCAACGCCCTGGATGTGGGAAACAAA GTCTTTACGTCAATTTTCACGTTTGAGTGCATTGTCAAGCTAATGGCTCTGTCTAAAGATTTTTTTCTTTGCGGATGGAACATTTTCGACCTTCTTATCGTTACTGCGAGCTTGCTGGATATAATATTTGAGTTGGTTGATGGCTTGAGTGTCTTGCGTGGCTTGCGTTTG CTAAGGGTATTAAAATTGGCTCAATCGTGGACTACAATGAAAGTGCTGCTTAGCATTATAATCTCGACGATCGGCGCTCTTGGCAATCTCACGCTCATTTTGGTCATAGTTATCTACATATTCGCTGTTATCGGCATGCAATTGTTTTCCAAAGACTATACGCCCGAGAAGTTTGATCCAGATCCAGTGCCAAG ATGGAATTTCAATGACTTCTTTCACTCATTTATGATGATCTTTCGCATTCTGTGCGGCGAATGGATCGAGCCTCTTTGGGATTGTATGCGAGCCGAAGAAGAG CAAGGAGCCTCCACCTGCTTTGCCATTTTCCTGCCGACCCTAGTGATGGGAAACTTCATGGTGCTTAACTTGTTCTTGGCCTTGTTGCTCAACAGTTTTAACTCCGAGGAGCTCAAGTCGAAAAAAGAG GAAGTGGGCGAGGAGTCCAAGTTGGCAAGGAGTATCGAACGAGTGCGCGACCTGATTCGCAAGAAGCGACAAGAGCGCAAGGATCGCAAGGAGCGAAAGTTTGCTGAGAAGTTCCAGCAGATCGTACTAGACGCCCAGCAGGCGCATGCTCAGACTCACTCCCATCAGGCTGCAGTTGGTCTGGAGAGAGGCGACAAGCCCGGTGTGCTGGCCGAAACCAAGTTTCATAGATTGAGCTATCAG GAATCTATGAATCGCCCAGTTTCTGGATCCGATTTTGGCTTCCAGATTCCCCTGCATGACGGGCTGCATACGATAGTCGATGGCCTTGAGTATGATGACACGGGAGACTTGCCAGAGCAGATCCAGCTACAGGCGCATCCACTGCCACCCACTTCAGACTCGATGCCACCTACGTATGAAAGTGCTATGATGGCCACCACTGGAGGCTCATTTTCCTCTGTCAATGGAAACGGGACCTGCCAAAATCTAACGCCGTTCGTCCATTCGGAGCGCCGGCTGCAGCACCAAATCTCTTCGGGAGTGAGCACCCAACAGAACGATTCACGCGAGGAGGCTACCTACACAGAATCAATCGAGCTGCGCCTGCTGGGCCAATACAACTCTACCGATACAGACCCGTACGCTAACGATCAAAGGAGCGGCTGTGGTTCCTTTAACCGAGGCGACTCACTGCAGGACAACTCATCGCGGCGCTATGGAAGCGAAGAGCACGACGAGGCCTATCTCAAGTATCAGAAGTCCCTGCTGACGCGATCACCTAGCTACCGAAAGTCACTGGATCGCTTATCCCAATCTAGTGGGCAGTCTCAGCGCTCATTGCTCAAGTCAGAAGAGGCTGAGATGCGGCGACATTCAAGCGGCCAGTCCCTGAACTCAATATCTATTGAACAGGATGAACTGCTGTCTCAGCAGGGCAATTTGCGAGAGGAACTGCTCAACTGCGACCAAAAGGAACTATTTCAGTTCCTGCAGGAGGAAGAGGATCTGCAAAAGGGGACCAACCTGAGCCGTATCTCAAATGTCATGAGATCCCGACGACCGTCTAGTCAGATGGGACAGCCTGAGAACGAATCATTGGTGGAACACTCAGAGTTTGACAATATAATTCAGAGTTTTGAGAAAGAACTAGAAGAGATCAAGCGATCCACCACATCGTTAGAGCGCAAGCTTTCCAACCTTTCAGAGCCCTCTCCGGCGGCCGATGAAGCCACTAAAGCCATTATGGAGCACATTGCTATCATTACAGGAGCTTCCGAGCGCTCGGCCGCCGACGAGGTAGTGCTCCCCTTAAACCCGTACGACAGTTATGACCTGTCAAGCGTACCACGACGTTCGCAATCCGTCAGCGCAGCCGCTCAGCGCCAGTCCGTAAAACTAAAGCGTCGCAGCTTAGAAAAACAACGCAAGATCGATGAGGACTTTAGCATCTCAAATGAGATACGCAAAATCTGTGATCAAATCCACGCCCCCTTCGTGGCCATGGAAGCAATGGCAGTCGCAGCCACCAGCGCCAGCCAGGCGCAACCTAATCAATCACCCTTTCTCAGGCGGAAGGTCGATCCGTTCACAGTGCAGTTTGATCGCTTCAAGCGTCTTTCCCTTATTGAGCGCGTGGAGGAAGTACCCGAGGAGGAGAAGCCTATCTCGACGCTACGCATTGAGTCGGAGAAGATGCCACGCAAGTTTCTGCATGGTCCCGACCAGCTGCGTCTGGACAGCCTCTCTCTAAAGAGCACGAACTCGTACGAAAACCTCCTGATCCAGAAACAAAAGCTGGGCATGGCCACGCCACCCGCCGTTCCTGCTACTCCGCCTACCTCCTTAAAATCGAGCATAGAGCCACCGACACTGGCGCAAATTTCATCGCTAAAAACCACCCCGCCGCTGGCTGCTCTTACCGAGCACCAGCAGCACTTTCATGCCACTAGCATTCAAGCAGCACCCACTCACGCCCACGCCCATGCCCACTCTCAGGCACATGCTCACTCAATGGCTGGGCAGCGGCGACGCATGGAGCATCCACAATCGACGCTAGACAAAGCCGCATCCTTCCAGTCGGCGCGCACCGAGTCGCACAGCTCGGGAGCGGCAGACACAAGCTCAGCCCTGGCTCTGGCCATGGCCCATAAGACTGAGCAGTCGCAGTCGACGGCGCCAGATGCCACCCAGAAGCCGTCTGCATTTACGCGACTGACCGAAAAACCATGGCATTGTTTGGTTTCCTACGTAGACGATCTCACTGTCGGTGGGAGGCGTAACTCGCAGGGAGCTTACAATGATCCCATGACTTTTCCGAGCTACGGGGCCACAAAGGCCGCCAAGGTGCCTGACGACTGTTTTCCTCAGAAGTGCTACGATCA TTTCTACTTTCGCTGCCCCTGGTTCATGAGCTGCATGGACACGCAGAGCGCCAAGCACTGGACGCGCGTGAGGACGGCTGTCTTAACGGTTGTCGATACTCCGGCCTTTGAGTGGTTTGTGTTGGTGCTGATCTTTGCGTCAAGTATCACGCTCTGCTTCGAGGACATTAACCTGGACAAGAACAAGACGCTAAAAAGAGTGCTATACTGGATTAACTTCTCCTTCTGTCTGATATTCGTCGTTGAAATGATCCTCAAGTGGCTGGCCCTCGGATTTTCCAAGTACTTTACGAGCTTCTGGACCATTCTTGATTTCATCATAGTGTTT GTATCAGTATTCTCGCTGCTTATTGAAGAGAATGAGAACCTTAAGGTCCTAAGATCGCTACGCACATTACGAGCTTTGCGTCCGCTGAGAGCCATCTCTCG GTGGCAAGGAATGCGGATTGTAGTAAACGCTCTCATGTATGCAATACCATCAATTTTCAATGTTCTTTtggtttgtttggttttttggttGATCTTCTCAATAATGGGTGTTCAGTTCTTTGGTGGTAAATTTTTTAAGTGCGTTAATGAGATGGGCGAGCTACTGCCGATTACT GAGGTTAACGACAAGTGGGACTGCATCGAACAGAACTACACGTGGATTAACTCTAAGATTACTTTTGACCACGTGGGGATGGGCTATCTGGCCCTGCTGCAAGTGGCTACCTTCGAGGGCTGGATGGAGGTAATGGCCGACGCTGTTGATGCTCGTGGAGTGGACCTGCAACCGCAGCGGGAAGCCAACCTATATgcgtatatttattttgttatatttattGTGTGCGGATCGTTCTTCACACTGAATCTATTCATTGGAGTTATTATTGATAACTTTAACATGCTTAAGAAGAAG TATGAAGGAGGAGTGTTGGAAATGTTTCTCACCGAATCTCAAAAACACTATTACACGGCTATGAAAAAATTGGGACGAAAGAAACCTCAGAAAGTTATTAAGCGACctataaatcattttttagCTATGTTTTATGATTTATCCAATTCGAGAAG GTTCGAGATCGCGATCTTTGTACTGATTTTTCTAAATATGCTTACAATGGGCATCGAGCACTACGATCAGCCTCATGCAGTCTTCTTCATTCTGGAAGTGAGCAACGCCTTTTTCACCACAGTATTTGGTCTAG AAGCCATTGTGAAGATTGTCGGTCTGCGCTACCACTACTTCACAGTCCCATGGAACGTGTTCGACTTCCTTCTGGTGCTGGCCTCCATCTTCGGGATTCTGATGGAAGACATCATGATAGACCTGCCCATTAGTCCGACGTTACTTCGGGTGGTCCGCGTCTTTCGCATTGGGCGTATATTGCGGTTGATCAAGGCCGCCAAGGGTATCAGAAAGTTGCTATTCGCTCTCGTAGTGTCCCTGCCCGCCCTCTTTAACATCGGAGCTCTGCTAGGACTGATCACCTTTATCTACGCAATTCTGGGCATGTCGCTGTTTGGAAATGTCAAGCTCCAAGGTGCCCTCGATGACATGGTGAACTTCCAGACCTTCGGGCGCAGCATGCAGTTACTGTTCCGGTTGATGACCTCAGCCGGGTGGAACGACGTCCTTGAGTCCCTGATGATACAGCCGCCCGACTGCGACCCATTTATCCATGGGCACACTAACGGAAACTGCGGTCACCCGCTTCTAGCCATTACCTACTTTACGAGCTTTATCATCATCAGCTATATGATTGTGATCAACATGTATATTGCCATTATCCTGGAAAACTTCAATCAGGCGCACCAGGAAGAGGAAATCGGCATCGTCGAGGACGATCTGGAAATGTTTTACATTCGCTGGTCAAA ATACGATCCACATGCCACCCAATTTATACACTTCTCGCAACTGTCCGATTTTATTGCCTCTCTCGATCCACCATTGGGCATCTCGAAGCCCAATAATGTCGCTTTAGTGTCATTTAATCTACCCATTTCTAGGGGTAATAAAATACACTGTCTCGACATTTTGCACGCGCTCGTTAAGCACGTGCTAGGTCATGTCGAGGAGACCGATAACTTCAAACAGTTGCAGGAACAAATGGATGTCAAGTTCAAGAAACAGTTTCCAACGCGCAAAGAATTGGAAATTGTTTCGTCGACGCGGATCTGGAAGCGCCAGGAAAAGGCGGCCAAGACCATTCAAACGGGCTGGAAGGAATATTTGCG GCGCAAGCGGGAAAAGGAACGCTCCAATTCTGGGGACAGCGCCACTCAAACCTCCAGCCCTGGCGGATGGCAATCAAAACTTTCTGCCCTAAATTTCTTCCACCTTCAG GTGAGTCGTCGAGGCACCGCCTGCTCCAGTCGAGCCTCGTCTCGAAAATCGTCGCGTGCCTCGGATGCATCCGATCTTAGCGAACTAGCTGGGCCCTGGTTGAACCTGCCTCTGATGCTCGTCTCAGGTGCCGACGAAGTAGTCAAGGATATAAAACAGCAAAACGACGAGCTGGGCAAACG